The genomic stretch AGAAATCTGCCCAAGTAATCATATCTCtgattgtatgttatgaattaattaatatttgctTGAAATACTTTGTTGTTGTATACATTATGTTTATTATATTCCAATTGGAAATTAGAGAAATCTTTCCACTGTTCATGATAGAAAATGATGGGTTTATGGTTTCTGTCATTGTTTATTCATGGTACTTGGACATGCTGTAGGAACATAACAGACTAGACTACACTTTGCTGCTCACTTGGCATTTATTTGGATCAAGCTTATTTTACAGAGAGCGAAATAGACCCTTTCAAAAGTTTCCtgaaaactttttattgaaaaaattatcTTCAAAATTACTCGGCTACCACTTACCAATGACTTACTGTTCCAAATGTCAACGCTTGCTTTTATTTTGTGCATAGTTTACTGAGACAAACTCGTCTTACTATTTGATGATATTGTTACAGGCATCTGTGGTTGAAAGGCAGAATAGGCCCATGCCAAAGTTGCGAAATACAAAACCAAATTCTGGTCAATATGAGGAAAGGCCGGTTCCTACAGGCACTTTAAATGTAGCACAGTTGCGCCATATCATGCTCTTACATGAAGGAAAAGCCGATGATCACAATGGGCCTATGGACGTTCACCAGATTGCAGAAAAATTCCGGGTTGAGGTTGTTCAGATTCAGAAAATCTTGCAATTCCTGTCTCATCCTCCAGAGGGAAGAACCGAAGATAAGAATAAAACACCAAGATAAATGGCTTTACCACAGCATTGATAATTCCTTCCTATCTGATTAAAGGATACTCTAAATAGAATTGTAGTTTGCACTGAGTTTTGCCCAATGAAAAGTATACTCAGTCGTCTTCAACAGAAAAGTGAATGCCAAATACTCTAGCCTCAGGTCTTTATTGAACTGTTATCATTGTATTAAGAAGTGCTAGTGCAGATCGAGTTTTGTAATATCAACTATTAAATTTGTTCTTGTGATGGAAATTAACTTTTGAGAGGGAGTTGTAATAAGGGTTTGTAACCAAACGGCTGAAATTGTCTTCATTTTTATGTGTTTCACAGAAAACTGCTTTATTGAAGTCTCTTATATCTAATTAGAAAGGAGCAAATTGAGATTTTGTTTTGTAACATAGTACACTATATGTTCATGTTCTTTCCTTGTAATGATAATATCCCTGACATACTGAGCTTGAGTTTCATCTGGGAAAGCCACGATATCAAAAACCAAATCCATTTGTTTATGAAGTTAGAAAAGAGGAAGATTAATCATGCTAGACTTCAGTATTGCAAAACCCAATATATGCTAAATCTCATAAGGAATGCTTTGGAAATTTAGGATAAGTTTTGGAATTCAAAATCATGTTAACAAAGAATAATAACCATCTCAGTAGCTGAGGCACgcaatttagtaaaaaaaaaatgtcTCACTTATGCAacattttaacttttatttttaccTGTTTTCCACATTAAAATATATTGAATCCAATCGGATAATGCTGTATATTTGAGTTGAACCATCAAGATATAATTGAGAAAACATAAAGAAACAATCATGAAAACCTCTCCCTTCTCTTGaagtataaaaaaaatcaagtcaAAATAGACTCCAGCCAATCTGATgtcaattcataagcaacaaaagtTACAGCACCAGCTGGTGCAGCTTTAACAGTAGATGGAACTATCCCCTTATACAAACCAGCCCAACCCTCCATCTGTAATATCTGTTTCAAGCCGTCAAACATATTTTTATATGCGCGATGTTCAAGCCGAGCTCCATATCTTGGATGCCTTTGTAGACCTTCAATCTGCGTCACACAAAGTATAAAGATCCATATCTATTATTTAACAAGCACAAGGTCAACACAAGTTAACTAACATACCTGAAATCTTTTCTTGACTACATCAAGTGGATGACAGACAAGCTTGGCACATGTTCCTGCTGCTAGCCCACACAGGAAAAGCTGAAAGCTAGAGAGGCTCTCTTCTGCAACAGTATTTGAATATTGAGCATGGTTCCACGCCTATTCACAATATTAAAGAACAGGGATCAGATAGTTGATGGCTAGAAAGTAAAAGTAGAGCATTCATCAGCCCTGTGATAGAATCCAACTCTATCTGCATAGATGTTGCAAtttataaataaactaaataaaagtTGACAGTTCAATGTTTGCTTTCTTCAGCTATATTTTAATTCAAGCAGAAATGCAGTCCTAATCTAGGTTTGAGGCATGAACATGACTAATGGCTTAGAGCTTCAGACACAGATTTACTAATCCAAAATATTGTATAGGTTTTGCTAATGCAAAATTAATAGCTAGTAGAAGGAATCAGAGTCCtctataattgaaaaaaaaactgtATGGAATCTCAATGGTGAGAAATATTTTCTGAACATAGTTCTGAAGAGTATGTACGGTAAAATTCAATAGCATAGTGGTGCAGTTTCTAAATTTGAAATGAAGATTCAACTGCGTTAGAGGAAGAGTAAGACCAAAAGTTGGAAACTATCATAAAAAGAATGACACACTATTATGCCATTGTTTGATCCATGTGATCGATCCCACCAAGTAGAAAAGACTTTGGTTGCAGTAAGATTCAATCATGCGACGAAAATATGACACATAAAGTAACCCTTACAAACAATAACTTATCATTGCAAAAAGGGATTGCAAATAACCAATTGACATGTTATGTAACACTATAGCTCTTCTAGAATCATTTCACATCAATGAAGATTGTAATATGATGGTACAAGACAAGGAAAAGTTGGCTAGAATAATAGTACAAAAAAAAAGGAGACCATAACGGTGTTTCGCAACAACCAAATGACATCCAATACATGCAGGGTATATTTATTACAACTAAATATAAATAACACCTCAAATGTAAGGACTGAAATTTTACCATGGCCCAACGTTTGAATGTATCATAAGTGCCGAATTGTAGGCCTGCATAAGGTATAATCTCAACTAGTGTCGGTGACAATCCGGAATACAAGCCTCGAAACCCACGAGTCCGGAGAATATCTATGGATGCTGACCTCATGTTTGAATAAACCTATGCCAGGGAAATATTAGCATAATATGTAAACAAATAATATACACAACCAAACCATAACATCTTCAGACTATGCACTCAAAGCTATATTGTCCAGGGGTAGATGATTTTCCCTCCTACCAATTTGCAAGGTGAAACATAAACAAAACGCGTAACTAATGAAGAAAATAGTAGTTGTGTCGTGTCATAACTGTGTCAAATACATATTTGTGCTGTACACTTTATGGACACTCTACTTATATTTTGCATATTTTTACATTTTGACTTCTATACCAAATAAGATGAGAATACCATAATAATAAGATAACTAGTATTTCATTATATCTATAATaagtctttctttttcttctttgaatttcagatttatcGTTAAATATGCATTTGAAAGTTGATACTAATTCCATGTGTTATATGTGACAGTCATGTCTCCCACAATTATAAAAATATGCAGTATCCATGTCTCTTAGCTCATCACTGATTATAATGATGGTACATTGGTGCAATAAAGCTCCTAGGGTTGTGTGGTTTAGGAAAGATTCAAATTCCTTTGGATCTATTATAGGCATTCTACATAGTAATTGCGAGATACTGATGGCTGATGCCATGAGTCAAATCCATGATAT from Vicia villosa cultivar HV-30 ecotype Madison, WI linkage group LG4, Vvil1.0, whole genome shotgun sequence encodes the following:
- the LOC131595194 gene encoding mitochondrial thiamine diphosphate carrier 2-like, which produces MAMKEETSQWKQAMINSSAGAISGAISRTVTSPLDVIKIRFQVQLEPTSSWTSLRRDLSKPSKYTGMFQATKDIFREEGIRGFWRGNVPALLMVMPYTAIQFTVLHTLKTLASGSSKTENHINLSPYLSYVSGALAGCAATVGSYPFDLLRTILASQGEPKVYSNMRSASIDILRTRGFRGLYSGLSPTLVEIIPYAGLQFGTYDTFKRWAMAWNHAQYSNTVAEESLSSFQLFLCGLAAGTCAKLVCHPLDVVKKRFQIEGLQRHPRYGARLEHRAYKNMFDGLKQILQMEGWAGLYKGIVPSTVKAAPAGAVTFVAYELTSDWLESILT